In the genome of Polaribacter atrinae, one region contains:
- a CDS encoding aminoacyl-histidine dipeptidase, with protein sequence MSKAVRNLEPKIVWNHFADLNAVPRPSKKEERVIQFMVDFGKKLNLETFVDKVGNVIIKKPATKGLEDRKTVVLQSHLDMVHQKNSDTVFDFDKEGIKMLIEGDWVTADGTTLGADNGLGVAAIMAIFSSNDIEHPNLEALFTIDEETGMTGAMGLEGGILEGEILLNLDTEEDDEIGMGCAGGIDVTATRSYAQEDVSENATAFSITVKGLNGGHSGMDIIKELGNANKIMNRLLFDGFTNFGLQISEINGGSLRNAIPRESAAIVTVDIISKEAFLLETGLLINNIKGEFSTIEPNLTIDIQETTLPNKIMELGVQEGLLKSIYAAHNGVYRMSPDIKGLVETSNNIAKVIVKNGTIKIGCLTRSSSESNKLDLANSLKSAFELSGFDVDLSGEYPGWQPNVNSAILDVVSNLYETLHGEKADVAACHAGLECGILGQNYPEMDMVSFGPTIRGAHSPDEKASISSTQKFWKFLIEILKNIPKK encoded by the coding sequence ATGAGTAAAGCAGTAAGAAATTTAGAGCCTAAAATTGTTTGGAATCACTTTGCAGATTTAAATGCAGTGCCTCGCCCTTCTAAAAAAGAAGAACGTGTAATTCAGTTTATGGTAGATTTTGGTAAAAAATTAAACTTAGAAACTTTTGTAGATAAAGTTGGAAATGTAATTATTAAAAAACCAGCTACAAAAGGTTTAGAAGATAGAAAAACCGTTGTTTTACAGAGTCATTTAGATATGGTTCATCAAAAAAACTCAGATACTGTTTTCGATTTTGATAAAGAAGGTATTAAAATGCTAATTGAAGGTGATTGGGTTACTGCAGACGGAACAACATTAGGTGCAGATAATGGCTTAGGAGTTGCTGCAATTATGGCTATTTTTTCTTCTAATGATATTGAACATCCAAACCTAGAAGCACTTTTTACTATTGATGAAGAAACTGGTATGACTGGTGCAATGGGATTAGAAGGCGGAATTTTAGAAGGAGAAATCCTTTTAAACCTAGACACGGAAGAAGATGATGAAATAGGTATGGGTTGTGCTGGTGGTATAGACGTTACAGCAACAAGAAGCTATGCTCAAGAAGATGTTTCTGAAAACGCTACCGCTTTTTCAATTACTGTAAAAGGTTTAAATGGTGGACATTCTGGAATGGATATCATTAAAGAATTAGGAAATGCAAACAAGATTATGAACCGTTTATTATTTGATGGTTTTACAAATTTCGGTTTACAAATCTCTGAAATAAATGGAGGTAGTTTACGTAATGCTATTCCTAGAGAAAGTGCTGCAATTGTAACGGTAGACATTATTTCTAAAGAAGCATTTCTTTTAGAAACTGGTTTACTTATCAACAATATAAAAGGAGAGTTTTCAACAATAGAACCTAACTTAACTATTGACATCCAAGAAACTACACTACCTAATAAGATTATGGAATTAGGTGTTCAAGAAGGTTTATTAAAATCTATTTATGCCGCTCATAACGGGGTTTATAGAATGAGTCCAGATATTAAAGGTTTGGTAGAAACCTCTAATAATATTGCAAAAGTAATTGTAAAAAACGGAACCATAAAAATTGGATGTTTAACACGATCTTCATCAGAAAGTAATAAATTAGATTTAGCAAATTCTTTAAAATCTGCTTTTGAATTATCTGGTTTTGATGTAGATTTATCTGGTGAATACCCAGGATGGCAACCGAATGTAAACTCAGCAATTTTAGACGTAGTTTCTAATTTATATGAAACTTTACATGGTGAGAAAGCAGATGTAGCAGCTTGTCATGCTGGTTTAGAATGCGGAATCTTAGGTCAGAATTACCCCGAAATGGATATGGTTTCTTTTGGACCAACTATTAGAGGAGCGCACTCTCCAGACGAAAAAGCATCTATTTCATCAACACAAAAATTCTGGAAATTTTTAATTGAAATTTTAAAGAACATTCCAAAGAAATAG
- a CDS encoding NAD(P)H-dependent oxidoreductase — protein MNIIDSLKWRYAVKKFDSEKQLSEAQINTLKEAFNLTATSYGLQPLKLVVIKNKEVQKELMSLSWNQAQILDASHVLVICIPKNYTSLEVENYFNLVQKIRNTPSETLKPFKDFLTADIEKKTQDELTLWNKNQAYIALGNLMTVCAVERIDACPMEGFIPEKYDEILNLTAQNLQSVLVLPVGFRADDCYMKDLTKVRKDLTETVVEIL, from the coding sequence ATGAATATTATAGATAGTTTAAAATGGCGTTATGCTGTTAAAAAATTTGATTCAGAAAAGCAACTTTCAGAAGCTCAAATAAACACCTTAAAAGAAGCTTTTAACTTAACCGCTACTTCTTACGGATTACAGCCTTTAAAATTGGTAGTCATCAAAAATAAAGAAGTTCAAAAAGAATTAATGTCACTTTCTTGGAACCAGGCACAAATATTAGATGCATCTCATGTTTTGGTTATTTGCATTCCTAAAAATTACACAAGCTTAGAAGTAGAAAATTACTTTAATTTGGTGCAAAAAATCAGAAACACTCCTAGTGAAACTCTAAAACCTTTTAAAGACTTTCTAACGGCAGACATAGAGAAAAAAACACAAGATGAATTAACATTATGGAATAAGAACCAAGCATATATTGCGCTTGGTAATTTAATGACTGTTTGTGCAGTAGAAAGAATAGATGCTTGCCCAATGGAAGGTTTTATTCCTGAAAAATATGACGAAATTTTGAATTTAACAGCTCAAAATTTACAATCGGTATTAGTACTTCCTGTTGGTTTTAGAGCTGATGATTGTTACATGAAAGATTTAACAAAAGTTAGAAAAGACTTAACAGAAACTGTAGTAGAAATATTGTAA
- a CDS encoding DUF2851 family protein, with protein MNEDFLHYVWKYQLCSIHNLKTTSKEEVAILKVGTHNNNSGPDFLNAQLKIDDQLWVGNVEIHLKSSDWYAHHHEIDENYDAVILHVVWEDDATVYMKNNKPLPVLVLKDFVLTSALNNYRNLFSTKQNWIPCEKEIGAVDNFTIENWKERLFFERLERKSIEMNRILVDNQNDFEAVLFQLLAKNFGLKVNGDVFFSLAISFDFSILRKVRFDEYQLAALLFGQAGFLEEPTEGEYHQKLKTTYSYLQHKYNLESISKVQFSFFRMRPPNFPTIRIAQLVALYHIHQNLFSKMMKIETLNDFYKLFEIDIHPFWKNHYTFDTTSKVSPKKLTKPFVDLLLINTIIPLKFLYQKNRGEVNENEFLDILQKIKSEKNSIISKFDDIGLEAINAYESQALLELKNNYCAKKRCLQCAIGIKLVRK; from the coding sequence ATGAATGAGGATTTTCTTCATTATGTATGGAAATATCAGTTGTGTTCTATTCATAATTTAAAAACAACCTCTAAAGAGGAGGTGGCTATTTTAAAGGTAGGTACACATAATAATAACTCAGGGCCTGATTTTTTAAATGCACAACTTAAAATCGATGACCAACTTTGGGTGGGCAATGTAGAGATTCATTTAAAATCTTCAGATTGGTATGCGCATCATCATGAAATTGATGAAAATTATGATGCCGTTATTTTGCATGTGGTTTGGGAAGATGATGCAACTGTTTATATGAAAAATAATAAACCTTTGCCTGTTTTGGTACTTAAAGATTTTGTATTAACATCTGCTTTAAATAATTATCGAAATTTATTTTCGACGAAACAAAATTGGATTCCTTGTGAAAAAGAAATTGGTGCTGTAGATAATTTTACAATTGAAAACTGGAAAGAACGATTGTTTTTTGAACGTTTAGAACGTAAATCAATTGAAATGAATCGAATTTTGGTAGATAATCAAAATGATTTTGAAGCGGTTTTATTTCAGTTATTAGCCAAGAATTTTGGATTGAAAGTGAACGGAGATGTCTTTTTTAGTTTGGCAATTTCTTTTGATTTTTCTATTCTTAGAAAAGTAAGGTTCGATGAGTATCAGTTAGCTGCATTATTATTTGGACAAGCAGGATTTTTAGAAGAGCCTACGGAAGGCGAATATCATCAAAAATTAAAAACAACTTACAGTTATTTACAACATAAATACAATTTGGAATCGATATCAAAAGTGCAGTTTTCATTTTTTAGAATGCGGCCTCCAAATTTCCCAACCATTCGTATTGCGCAGTTAGTTGCTTTGTATCATATCCATCAAAATTTATTTTCTAAAATGATGAAAATAGAAACTTTAAATGATTTTTATAAATTGTTTGAAATTGACATACATCCGTTTTGGAAAAACCATTATACATTTGATACAACTTCAAAAGTATCACCTAAAAAGTTGACAAAACCTTTTGTTGATTTATTATTGATCAACACCATTATTCCGCTAAAATTTTTATATCAAAAGAATAGAGGAGAGGTTAATGAAAATGAGTTTTTAGATATTCTTCAAAAAATAAAATCAGAAAAAAACAGTATTATTTCTAAGTTTGATGATATCGGATTAGAAGCAATAAATGCATATGAAAGTCAGGCTTTGTTAGAGCTTAAAAACAACTATTGCGCAAAGAAACGGTGTCTACAATGCGCAATAGGAATTAAATTAGTAAGAAAATAA